A single window of Jaculus jaculus isolate mJacJac1 chromosome 14, mJacJac1.mat.Y.cur, whole genome shotgun sequence DNA harbors:
- the LOC123454601 gene encoding vomeronasal type-1 receptor 4-like, with the protein MVSLGMKNFLDDCGCKLVFYLHRVARGVSLGATCILSCFQAIKISPGSPRWMKAKATPVKYTRFSITFCWTFHVLVNSIIINNIKGPIESNNHTNLKDFGYCTTVTSEKNISTLYIAIFSFIDMMSLGCMVSASGFMMFILYKHKQTVLYIHNQTCSPKSSAETRATQSILILVSTFFGFYLLSSFFALYMDQFDKPSPWLVDTSALMAASFPCLCPFVLISRDPRVSRLCFTCCVMINPFCKEFTEL; encoded by the coding sequence ATGGTATCTTTGGGAATGAAAAATTTTCTAGATGATTGTGGATGCAAACTAGTTTTCTACCTCCACAGAGTGGCCAGAGGAGTGTCTCTTGGGGCTACCTGCATCCTGAGTTGCTTCCAGGCCATCAAGATCAGCCCTGGCAGCCCTCGGTGGATGAAGGCCAAGGCCACACCTGTAAAGTACACGAGATTTTCCATTACCTTCTGCTGGACCTTTCATGTGCTGGTAAATAGTatcattattaataatattaaaggTCCAATAGAAAGTAATAATCACACAAACTTAAAGGACTTTGGATACTGTACTACTGTgacttctgaaaaaaatatatctacatTGTACATagcaatattttcattcattgatATGATGTCTTTGGGGTGCATGGTTAGTGCTAGTGGCTTCATGATGTTCATATTGTACAAACATAAGCAGACTGTCCTATACATTCACAACCAAACATGTTCACCAAAATCCTCTGCTGAGACTCGAGCCACCCAGAGCATCCTCATTCTTGTAAGCACATTTTTCGGTTTTTACTTACTATCTTCATTTTTTGCCCTTTACATGGATCAATTTGATAAACCCAGTCCCTGGCTGGTGGACACCAGCGCTCTTATGGCTGCAAGCTTCCCTTGTCTTTGCCCCTTTGTGCTCATCAGCAGAGACCCCCGCGTCTCCAGGTTGTGTTTTACCTGCTGTGTGATGATTAACCCTTTCTGTAAAGAGTTCACAGAACTGTGA
- the LOC101598950 gene encoding vomeronasal type-1 receptor 4-like — MSLRALAMKIIFLSQTALGILGNSACLCHFILTDFTRSRAKPTDLIAKHLTWANLMVFLFKGVPHTMATFGHVHFLDDISCKLVFYFHRVARGVSLSSTALLSVTEAIIISHSTPLWVQLKNKVDKIVRSSLVLCWALHILVNIFIFMRVTDVRHTANLTGFRDFVYCAISDAHSLSNTVCAVVVVSIDVTCVGLMMWTSGSMVLMLLKHRQRVQHLHSSLSVRSSPETRATQSVLALVSSFVLFYVTSAILSVCFPFFDSTTMWLVNANVAMSACFPALCPFLLLNQYSSASRLCITKSHKTGL; from the coding sequence ATGTCCTTGAGAGCCTTAGCCATGAAAATCATCTTCCTGTCCCAGACTGCACTGGGAATCCTGGGGAACTCTGCCTGCCTGTGCCACTTCATCCTCACTGACTTCACACGGAGCAGGGCGAAGCCCACAGACCTGATTGCCAAACATCTGACCTGGGCCAACCTCATGGTTTTTCTCTTTAAAGGAGTCCCTCACACAATGGCTACTTTTGGTCATGTTCATTTTCTAGATGATATTTCATGTAaacttgtcttttattttcatcGAGTGGCCAGAGGAGTATCCCTTAGCTCAACAGCACTCTTGAGTGTCACTGAGGCCATCATAATCAGCCACAGTACTCCCTTGTGGGTACAGCTCAAGAATAAAGTCGACAAGATCGTTAGATCATCCCTGGTCCTGTGCTGGGCCTTACACATTCTGGTAAATATCTTCATTTTCATGAGGGTGACTGATGTGCGGCACACAGCAAATCTTACTGGGTTTAGAGATTTTGTATACTGTGCCATTTCAGATGCCCACAGTCTAAGCAACACAGTATGTGCAGTTGTGGTGGTCTCCATTGATGTCACGTGTGTGGGACTCATGATGTGGACCAGTGGCTCCATGGTGCTTATGCTACTGAAGCACAGGCAGAGGGTCCAACACCTTCACAGCTCCCTGTCTGTTCGGTCATCCCCTGAGACCAGAGCCACCCAGAGCGTCCTTGCCCTAGTGAGCAGCTTTGTGCTCTTTTATGTAACCTCTGCCATCTTATctgtgtgttttcctttctttgactCAACCACTATGTGGCTGGTCAATGCTAATGTAGCCATGTCTGCATGCTTCCCAGCCTTGTGTCCCTTCCTGCTCCTCAACCAGTACAGCAGTGCTTCCAGGCTCTGCATCACTAAGTCACATAAGACAGGACTGTAG